In Plasmodium cynomolgi strain B DNA, chromosome 6, whole genome shotgun sequence, the sequence GTTCCCTCAGGAGGTACAGCACTATGTGGATCTGCgatggggggaggggaagcggTGTGCATATGCGGAGACGTATTTTTCATTGGCGTGTTGTTCCTTGGCGTGTTGTTCCCTAGcgtgtcaatttttttcataagtGCGCCGCTACACGCGCCCCGTACCTGCTTGAGCTCCTCGTTCTTCAACACGTTCACATTTTGCAGCAGCAGCTCCGTGACGTCTCGCAGTACCTCCTGTAGGACATCAATCGAGGGGTCACGCAGCAGCTGGTTGGACTCCCCTTTTAACAAATCGACCTGCTCACAATCTCCAACCAACCACAGAGCCACGGAGTAAACGATATTACACAGATACTTGGCTTCAAATtggttgtattttttaaggaCATGCTGGTGCAGCAGGTTGGTGTACAGGTCCCGGTTCAGCTGCAGCATGGAGAGGCTGAGCAGGATGGTGGTCAGGACGCCTTTGTcctaaaaaagggggggggaagtgaaGCATATGTGGTTCCACTCGCCGTTTCGCCGCTCCTCCGTTTCGCGGCTTCTCCGTTCCGCAGCTCCTTCGATGCACCGCTCCACCAGTGCACCACTCCTTCGATGCACCTCTACACCAGTGCACCACTCCTCCGATGCACCGCTCCACCAGTGCAGCGCTCCACCCCACCTGACTCACTATCGGCATGAAAAACCCCTCGATGACGGCGCAAATCTCGCGAACCGTCTCCCTATCGTTGTAACCATGCTTGTTGTATACATACAAAATCATGGACAGATCGAAAAGAGAAAACATACGAAGAGAACCTCTAACATAATGTTGCGTGAGGAATGTTATGATATTAAAATCGATCGAACCCATCCTGTGTAGATCGATAAGTAGCTGAGTCAACGTCCTCATGTCATTAAACACAGGCTTCCTACTCATAATTGatttcacaatttttgtACACAAAGAATACTTAGCGAACTTCAACTTACAGAAGGTGTGTATGATAAATCCCATCTCGCATGTTGTCATTTCGTTCGTGTAATTACTCAGTAATTTTGAGATGGTGTTCAGGATTTCCTTCTCCGTTAGGTTCACCAGTTGCATATTCTTCATTAAG encodes:
- a CDS encoding RAP protein (putative), which translates into the protein MIQLRSKQIGLCSFERLFTNHARIGQVAWEGHAPLKGAERRKLPLGMMTMDNIGKNKLLYLMKNMQLVNLTEKEILNTISKLLSNYTNEMTTCEMGFIIHTFCKLKFAKYSLCTKIVKSIMSRKPVFNDMRTLTQLLIDLHRMGSIDFNIITFLTQHYVRGSLRMFSLFDLSMILYVYNKHGYNDRETVREICAVIEGFFMPIVSQDKGVLTTILLSLSMLQLNRDLYTNLLHQHVLKKYNQFEAKYLCNIVYSVALWLVGDCEQVDLLKGESNQLLRDPSIDVLQEVLRDVTELLLQNVNVLKNEELKQIHIVLYLLRELGGDYEQAINVIERKKIKNTLTVSKMQKQLEKLLKEMGLKADREFPVGPYVLDFVLQKKRTCIEVNGFTHYYTFGGELNAKSRLKYYILRRLNWKVLTVEYTSWKNKSKEDKMEYLEKNVLSRIG